One stretch of Tenacibaculum sp. MAR_2010_89 DNA includes these proteins:
- a CDS encoding cysteine dioxygenase family protein, which translates to MNSSEHTPKVPQSLDELITALTEGERTTFSHIIQSIKFKPNAFDKYSSWSNECYTRNCIINNENFELILICWCEGHATPIHDHGGEECWVKVIDGKFREVIYKENEEGELYAIKSTVSKPNEVTYMKDFMGFHSLENVSKQRSMSLHLYAKPIRECRAYDEKTKTFISRFLTYNTTV; encoded by the coding sequence TTGAATTCTAGCGAACACACTCCAAAAGTACCACAATCATTAGATGAATTAATTACTGCTCTCACTGAGGGAGAGAGGACGACTTTTAGTCACATAATACAATCCATAAAATTTAAACCGAACGCATTTGATAAATATAGTTCCTGGTCTAACGAGTGTTATACTAGAAATTGCATCATTAATAATGAAAATTTTGAACTGATATTAATTTGTTGGTGTGAAGGACATGCTACTCCAATACACGATCATGGAGGTGAAGAGTGTTGGGTGAAAGTTATTGATGGTAAATTTAGAGAGGTTATATATAAAGAGAATGAAGAAGGAGAGTTATATGCTATTAAATCAACAGTTTCTAAACCTAATGAAGTTACTTACATGAAAGATTTTATGGGATTTCATAGCTTGGAAAATGTTTCTAAACAAAGAAGTATGTCACTTCATTTATATGCAAAGCCAATTCGTGAATGTAGAGCTTATGATGAAAAAACAAAAACTTTTATAAGTAGATTTTTAACTTATAATACGACAGTTTAA
- a CDS encoding pyridoxal-dependent decarboxylase → MSNINNDLTLFNELVETLIKEEESTPVAERIDAKKLYDSIDLSLNDSGMIDDEFKTLLRQILVSTPKTATKLFFNQLFGGRQSKAILGDLLAVMLNNSMYTYKVAGPQVGIEQEIIRQSCDLIGYGAKSNGTFPTGGSMSNYMALVMARDAKDPKCRLEGMSKPLTVYTSKESHYSNSKNVSFTGIGRNNIRYIKADSKGRMIPELLEEQIIKDINKGFIPTYVNATAGTTVLGAFDPIDDIANITEKYKMWLHVDGAYCGSVIFSEKYKHLLKGVERSNSFSYNAHKMLGTPLTCSIILVNDKRQLYDSFSNDADYLYQTDGDDFNLGKTSFQCGRRNDALKFWTLWKSVGGKGLRNIVDKQFELANVALDYIRNNSDYTLYSFNDSISICFNYKNIDPTELCTALYEHQVTVVGFGSFEENTFIRLVTINANNEKEDILNFFKVLEGFVEKTPSLKKISI, encoded by the coding sequence ATGTCTAATATAAATAATGATTTAACTTTATTTAATGAGCTAGTAGAAACTCTTATTAAAGAAGAGGAAAGTACTCCTGTTGCTGAGAGAATTGACGCAAAAAAATTATACGATTCAATTGATTTATCTCTTAATGATTCAGGAATGATAGATGATGAATTTAAAACGTTATTACGTCAAATTCTTGTTTCAACTCCAAAAACAGCAACTAAATTGTTTTTTAATCAACTTTTTGGAGGAAGGCAGAGTAAAGCAATTTTAGGTGATTTATTGGCAGTAATGCTTAATAATAGTATGTATACATACAAGGTGGCTGGTCCTCAAGTTGGTATTGAACAAGAAATTATTAGACAATCTTGTGATTTAATAGGGTATGGAGCTAAAAGTAATGGTACATTTCCAACAGGAGGTTCAATGAGCAATTATATGGCGTTGGTAATGGCACGTGATGCTAAAGATCCCAAATGTAGATTAGAAGGGATGTCTAAGCCATTAACTGTTTATACGTCAAAGGAATCTCATTACTCAAATTCTAAAAATGTTAGTTTTACAGGAATAGGAAGAAATAATATACGATATATAAAAGCTGATTCTAAAGGAAGAATGATTCCAGAATTGTTAGAAGAGCAAATTATTAAAGATATAAATAAAGGATTTATACCTACCTATGTTAATGCTACGGCAGGTACAACAGTATTAGGTGCTTTTGATCCAATTGATGATATTGCTAATATTACAGAAAAGTATAAAATGTGGCTTCATGTAGATGGTGCTTATTGTGGAAGTGTAATTTTTAGCGAAAAATATAAACATCTTCTAAAGGGAGTAGAAAGATCAAACTCTTTTAGTTACAATGCGCATAAAATGCTTGGTACACCGTTAACTTGTTCAATTATCTTAGTAAATGATAAAAGGCAGTTGTACGATTCATTTAGTAATGATGCTGATTATTTGTATCAAACTGATGGCGATGATTTTAATTTAGGTAAAACGTCCTTTCAATGTGGTAGAAGAAATGATGCTTTAAAATTTTGGACATTATGGAAATCTGTAGGAGGAAAAGGGTTAAGAAATATTGTAGATAAGCAATTTGAACTAGCTAATGTTGCTCTTGATTATATTAGAAATAATTCTGATTATACATTATATAGTTTTAATGATTCAATATCTATTTGTTTTAATTACAAAAATATTGATCCTACTGAGCTTTGTACTGCATTGTATGAACATCAAGTAACTGTTGTTGGCTTTGGTTCTTTTGAAGAAAATACTTTCATTAGGTTAGTTACGATTAATGCAAATAATGAGAAGGAAGATATACTAAACTTTTTTAAAGTTTTAGAAGGTTTTGTTGAGAAAACACCTAGTTTAAAGAAAATTAGTATTTAA
- a CDS encoding ABC transporter ATP-binding protein: MKNTAIKIENLSFSYSKKQKALKNLNINVPKGAIYGFLGANGAGKSTTMQLLTGILSSSKKNVFLFEKELQSQFPFIFSKIGALVETPSLYLHLTGIDNLRCITKLKEVSEDKISEVLGLVGLSDKGHLKVKQYSLGMKQRLAIAMTLLGEPELLLLDEPVNGLDPTGITEIRELLVKLNKEKGTTIFISSHLLSEIEKMCTHIGIIDKGELKFEGSIEELESLTKKHKILVKTKDISTNIELIKNSYKDVRVENNDCVMIELNSKEEIPVLTKFLITNDIPVYEIKIVDGLEEWFLSLTK, from the coding sequence ATGAAAAATACCGCTATTAAAATTGAAAATTTATCCTTTTCGTATTCAAAAAAACAAAAAGCTTTAAAAAATTTAAATATAAATGTACCTAAAGGTGCAATTTATGGTTTTTTGGGGGCTAATGGTGCAGGTAAGTCAACTACAATGCAGTTGCTTACAGGTATACTTTCTAGCTCTAAAAAAAACGTATTTCTCTTTGAAAAAGAATTACAAAGTCAATTTCCATTTATTTTTTCTAAAATAGGAGCTTTAGTTGAAACTCCAAGTTTGTATTTACATTTAACAGGTATAGATAACTTAAGGTGTATTACAAAGTTAAAAGAAGTTTCTGAAGATAAAATTTCTGAAGTTCTAGGGCTAGTTGGTTTAAGTGATAAAGGTCATTTAAAAGTAAAACAATATTCTTTAGGAATGAAACAGCGTTTAGCTATTGCTATGACACTTTTAGGTGAACCTGAACTTCTATTATTAGATGAGCCAGTAAATGGGCTTGATCCAACAGGAATAACTGAGATAAGAGAGTTACTAGTGAAGTTAAATAAAGAAAAGGGAACAACAATTTTTATTTCTAGCCATTTACTTTCTGAAATTGAAAAAATGTGTACTCACATTGGGATTATAGATAAAGGGGAGTTAAAGTTTGAAGGTTCTATTGAAGAGCTTGAATCTCTAACAAAAAAACACAAAATTTTGGTAAAAACAAAAGATATAAGTACAAATATTGAGTTGATAAAAAATAGCTATAAAGATGTTAGAGTTGAAAATAATGATTGTGTTATGATTGAATTAAATAGTAAAGAAGAGATACCGGTTTTAACTAAGTTTTTAATAACGAATGATATTCCTGTTTATGAAATTAAAATTGTGGATGGGTTAGAAGAATGGTTTTTATCATTAACAAAATAA
- a CDS encoding ABC transporter permease, producing the protein MKKIFKNIKKAIEVELIKKKRSGIFSLSFIFGMFFPFLLFIVKAIRFVKNDDYETKIPENFYLDYLEDSLTPFTMFFFPILIVFCASKISQIDHKNKGWSLMETLPTTKFSIYFSKYLLLIFSNLLAIASLLISSLLFGWLLSLFFEIPSDKIVIMPFLDFFEIGIRLFMISLCLSAFHYGVSVLISSFIWPMIIGFIAILVPMIFNKYKIFYYWYPYQSLIQISSFPKGSDFGYWVTYLEMLSLLYTIVFLYIGYNWYNFKSFIKAFFNSKKKALSFIGVLIVILPLIYLVLTPKQQKTYSKTVICGQILSDEKIENVYVLNPFLDDTIAKIKVENNKFYHSFKRSLKPDFYRVNYEKYVYQKVFFGDNDSINLSCKFFKKQYVKVGVKGTRIPENMENKYEFPYAIWERMLYGNAYIDNAKYYMENISKDWKKNRARIGKHLSVDNLSSRADFIKRKEKLITLRYLTFWNMFVKKRKALFPFKKYVVSDDIKKLKNSLSLRDEVMLSNSSYFKYVLNELIQKDNRNISREKKAFSAIEKLEKGEFKNRMLFQQLNKSLFESNKIKVRDSLMKKYFNLITNKSYKKILQKYNYEYNRLTKGEKAPDFVAYNAEGTKFNLASFKGKYILIDCWATWCKPCKDQEPYFERKAFLYKNMPIQFIAINNNSNKEDWLIDIKDKQNQVLHLRPENIKLFGEKYSVNSLPRFILIDKEGRFVNSEFVRPQDKVFDKLLKSYLK; encoded by the coding sequence ATGAAAAAGATTTTTAAAAACATAAAAAAAGCAATAGAGGTTGAATTAATTAAGAAAAAACGTTCAGGAATATTTAGTTTAAGCTTTATTTTTGGAATGTTTTTTCCATTTTTGTTATTTATAGTGAAAGCTATCCGTTTTGTAAAAAATGATGACTATGAAACAAAAATTCCAGAAAACTTTTATTTAGATTATTTAGAAGATAGTTTAACACCGTTTACGATGTTCTTTTTCCCTATACTTATTGTTTTCTGTGCTAGTAAAATTTCACAAATAGATCATAAGAACAAAGGGTGGAGTTTAATGGAGACTTTACCAACAACAAAGTTTTCAATTTACTTTTCTAAGTATTTATTATTAATTTTTAGTAACTTATTAGCTATTGCTTCTTTATTAATATCATCACTTCTTTTTGGCTGGTTACTTTCTTTGTTTTTTGAAATTCCTTCAGATAAAATAGTGATCATGCCTTTTTTAGATTTTTTTGAAATTGGCATTCGCTTGTTTATGATTAGTTTATGTTTATCTGCTTTTCATTATGGGGTATCTGTGTTAATTTCAAGTTTTATATGGCCTATGATAATTGGTTTCATTGCTATTCTTGTACCAATGATATTTAATAAATATAAAATATTTTATTATTGGTATCCTTACCAGTCATTAATACAAATTAGTAGTTTTCCAAAGGGAAGTGATTTTGGTTATTGGGTCACATATTTAGAAATGTTAAGTTTATTATATACCATAGTATTTTTATATATTGGATATAATTGGTATAACTTTAAAAGTTTTATAAAAGCATTTTTTAATTCAAAAAAGAAAGCCTTAAGTTTTATAGGTGTTTTAATAGTGATATTACCTTTAATTTATTTGGTGTTAACTCCAAAACAACAAAAAACATACAGTAAAACAGTTATTTGTGGTCAGATACTTAGTGATGAAAAGATAGAAAATGTTTATGTTTTAAATCCATTTTTAGATGATACAATAGCAAAAATAAAAGTTGAGAATAATAAATTCTATCATTCATTTAAACGAAGTTTGAAGCCAGATTTCTACAGAGTAAATTATGAAAAGTATGTTTATCAAAAAGTTTTTTTTGGAGACAACGATAGTATTAATTTAAGTTGTAAATTTTTTAAAAAGCAATATGTGAAAGTTGGAGTAAAAGGAACTAGAATTCCTGAAAATATGGAAAATAAATATGAGTTTCCTTATGCTATTTGGGAAAGGATGTTGTATGGTAATGCATATATTGATAATGCGAAATATTATATGGAGAATATAAGTAAGGATTGGAAAAAAAATAGAGCAAGAATAGGGAAGCATTTAAGTGTTGATAATTTAAGCTCAAGAGCTGATTTTATAAAAAGAAAAGAAAAATTAATAACATTAAGGTACTTAACGTTTTGGAATATGTTTGTAAAAAAAAGAAAAGCACTTTTTCCTTTTAAAAAATATGTAGTTAGCGATGATATAAAAAAACTTAAAAATAGTCTATCCTTAAGGGATGAAGTTATGTTGTCTAATTCAAGTTATTTTAAGTATGTTTTAAATGAACTAATACAAAAAGACAATAGAAATATTTCACGTGAAAAGAAAGCTTTTTCTGCAATAGAAAAACTTGAAAAAGGAGAGTTTAAAAATCGAATGTTATTTCAACAATTAAATAAATCTTTATTTGAATCTAATAAGATAAAAGTAAGAGATTCTTTAATGAAAAAGTATTTTAATTTAATTACTAATAAAAGTTATAAAAAAATACTTCAAAAATATAATTATGAATACAATAGATTAACAAAAGGAGAAAAAGCTCCAGATTTTGTTGCGTACAACGCTGAAGGAACTAAATTTAATTTAGCTAGTTTTAAAGGTAAATATATTCTAATAGATTGTTGGGCAACTTGGTGTAAGCCATGTAAAGATCAAGAACCTTATTTTGAAAGAAAAGCATTTTTATATAAAAATATGCCTATTCAATTTATAGCTATTAACAATAACTCTAATAAAGAAGATTGGTTAATAGATATAAAAGATAAACAAAATCAAGTGTTACATTTAAGGCCCGAAAACATTAAGCTTTTTGGAGAAAAATATTCTGTTAATTCACTTCCTAGGTTTATTTTAATAGATAAAGAAGGTAGGTTTGTAAATTCGGAATTTGTAAGGCCACAAGACAAGGTTTTTGATAAGTTATTAAAATCATATTTAAAATAA
- the hisG gene encoding ATP phosphoribosyltransferase yields MSKLRIAIQKSGRLNQDSLQLLKDCGISIDNGKDQLKASSSNFSLEIFYLRNGDIPQYLKDGVVDAAIIGENLLVEKGGDIQFVEKLGFSKCKVSLAIPKGEEYEGLSFFQNKKIATSYPKTVQDYLAKNNISSQLHIINGSVEIAPNIGLADGICDIVSSGSTLFKNNLKEVEVILKSEAVLAVSPKLEVAQQDILNKLQFRIQSVLKGRRSKYILLNAPNDKLEKIIDILPGMRSPTVLPLAEEGWSSVHSVLDKNQFWEIIDELKSNGAEGILVCPIEKMVV; encoded by the coding sequence ATGAGTAAATTAAGAATAGCAATTCAAAAATCAGGAAGATTAAATCAAGATTCCTTACAACTTCTAAAAGACTGTGGTATATCCATAGATAATGGTAAAGACCAATTAAAAGCATCGTCAAGTAATTTTTCATTAGAAATTTTTTACTTGCGTAATGGAGACATTCCTCAGTATTTAAAAGATGGGGTAGTTGATGCTGCAATAATAGGAGAAAACTTATTAGTTGAAAAAGGAGGCGATATTCAGTTTGTAGAAAAATTGGGCTTTTCAAAATGTAAAGTTTCTTTAGCTATCCCTAAAGGAGAAGAGTATGAGGGATTGTCTTTTTTTCAGAACAAGAAAATAGCAACTTCTTATCCTAAAACAGTTCAAGATTATTTAGCAAAAAATAATATCAGTTCTCAGTTACATATTATTAATGGGTCTGTAGAAATAGCACCTAATATAGGATTAGCAGACGGAATATGTGATATTGTATCAAGTGGATCTACGTTATTTAAAAATAACTTAAAAGAGGTAGAAGTAATATTGAAATCAGAGGCAGTATTAGCCGTTTCTCCGAAATTAGAAGTTGCTCAACAAGATATTTTAAATAAATTACAGTTTAGAATTCAATCAGTTTTAAAAGGAAGACGCTCTAAATATATTCTATTAAATGCTCCAAATGATAAGCTTGAAAAGATTATAGATATTTTACCAGGAATGAGAAGTCCAACTGTATTACCATTAGCAGAAGAAGGATGGAGTTCTGTACATTCAGTTTTAGATAAAAACCAATTTTGGGAAATTATTGATGAGCTTAAAAGTAATGGAGCTGAAGGTATTTTAGTATGTCCAATAGAAAAAATGGTAGTTTAA
- the hisD gene encoding histidinol dehydrogenase, with product MKAVELNKDNWESLLQRPTKSVEDIEQTVNQIFKEVKEGGDAIINKYTQVFDKVELQTLEVSSNEIENAEKLVSKELKDAIQDAKRNIETFHTAQKTDKVEVETVEGVLCWQEKRAIQKVGLYIPGGTAPLFSTVLMLAVPAKIAGCKEIVLCSPPDGEGKINPVILYTASLVGVTKIFKVGGIQAIAGLTFGTERIPKVSKIFGPGNQYVTVAKQLSTKFGVAIDMPAGPSELLVIADDSADAAFVASDLLSQAEHGEDSQVVLVSDSLDLFSKVEIEIEKQLAKLPRKEIVIKALENTKSVLIKNEDEVISFVNDYAPEHLIIVTKNDGFFIDQIVNAGSVFIGKYTPESAGDYASGTNHTLPTNGFAKAYSGVNLDSFTKSITFQKITKKGIQNIGKTIELMAEAEGLQAHKNAVTLRLKEIDNV from the coding sequence ATGAAAGCAGTAGAATTGAATAAAGATAATTGGGAATCATTATTACAAAGACCAACAAAATCTGTAGAGGATATAGAGCAAACGGTTAATCAAATTTTCAAAGAAGTTAAAGAAGGCGGAGACGCTATTATAAATAAATACACACAGGTATTTGATAAGGTTGAATTACAAACATTAGAAGTAAGTTCAAATGAAATTGAAAACGCTGAAAAGTTAGTTTCTAAAGAGTTGAAGGATGCTATTCAAGATGCAAAAAGAAATATTGAGACTTTTCATACTGCTCAAAAAACAGATAAAGTTGAAGTAGAAACAGTAGAAGGAGTTTTATGCTGGCAAGAGAAAAGGGCTATTCAAAAAGTAGGGCTATACATTCCTGGAGGAACTGCACCTTTATTTTCTACCGTTTTAATGTTAGCGGTTCCTGCAAAAATAGCAGGTTGTAAAGAGATTGTTTTGTGTTCGCCTCCTGACGGTGAAGGTAAAATTAATCCAGTAATATTATATACAGCATCATTAGTAGGAGTTACTAAAATTTTTAAGGTAGGTGGTATTCAAGCTATCGCTGGTTTAACGTTTGGAACAGAAAGAATACCTAAAGTGTCTAAGATTTTTGGACCAGGAAATCAATATGTAACTGTTGCAAAACAGTTATCAACCAAATTTGGGGTTGCAATAGACATGCCAGCAGGACCAAGTGAATTATTAGTAATAGCTGACGACTCAGCAGATGCGGCTTTTGTTGCATCAGATTTATTAAGTCAAGCAGAACATGGAGAAGATAGTCAAGTTGTTTTAGTGTCAGATTCATTAGACTTATTTTCTAAAGTTGAAATAGAAATAGAAAAACAATTAGCAAAATTACCAAGGAAGGAAATTGTAATAAAAGCATTAGAAAATACAAAATCAGTATTGATTAAAAATGAGGATGAAGTAATAAGTTTTGTAAATGACTATGCACCTGAACACTTAATAATAGTAACTAAAAATGATGGTTTCTTTATAGATCAAATTGTAAACGCAGGATCTGTATTTATAGGAAAATACACCCCAGAAAGTGCTGGTGATTATGCGTCTGGTACTAATCATACTTTACCTACTAATGGGTTTGCAAAAGCATATTCTGGAGTTAATTTAGATAGTTTTACAAAGAGTATTACGTTTCAAAAAATTACTAAAAAAGGAATTCAAAATATAGGTAAAACTATAGAATTAATGGCAGAAGCAGAAGGTTTACAAGCACATAAAAATGCAGTAACTCTAAGATTAAAAGAGATAGATAATGTTTAA
- the hisC gene encoding histidinol-phosphate transaminase — MFNLEKIVRTNIKALNGYSSARDEFKGVAEVYLDANENPFGTLNRYPDPKQIKVKKRLSELKNVESEQIFIGNGSDEVIDLAFRIFCEPGKDKALTFSPTYGMYDVSATINNIELIKQPLLADFQINLNQLQPYLEMDEVKLIFICSPNNPTGNCFNDDSITYILENFNGMVIIDEAYIDFSSRASYITKLEASPNLIISQTFSKAWGLAGVRVGAAYANYEVINLYNKVKPPYNVSTLNQNAVLESLNSIAQFEINKNIIINEKEKLVKEFSNLKIVTKIYPSEANFILVEVTNANTIYSNLVEQKIITRNRNTLVANCLRITVGSAEENTKLINALKQL, encoded by the coding sequence ATGTTTAATTTAGAAAAAATAGTTCGTACCAATATAAAAGCCTTAAATGGGTATTCATCTGCAAGAGATGAGTTTAAAGGAGTCGCAGAGGTTTATTTAGACGCGAATGAAAATCCATTTGGAACCTTAAATAGGTATCCAGACCCAAAGCAAATTAAAGTTAAAAAACGATTATCTGAATTAAAAAATGTTGAATCAGAACAAATTTTTATTGGTAATGGAAGTGATGAAGTAATCGATTTAGCTTTTAGAATTTTTTGTGAACCAGGAAAAGATAAAGCATTAACTTTTTCTCCCACTTATGGGATGTATGATGTATCTGCTACTATTAATAATATTGAGTTGATTAAACAACCACTTTTAGCTGATTTTCAAATTAATTTAAATCAATTGCAGCCTTATTTAGAAATGGATGAAGTAAAGTTAATTTTCATTTGTTCTCCAAATAACCCTACAGGTAACTGTTTTAATGATGATAGTATAACATATATACTTGAAAACTTTAATGGAATGGTGATTATTGATGAAGCATATATTGATTTTAGTTCAAGAGCATCCTATATTACTAAATTAGAAGCATCCCCAAATTTAATTATAAGTCAAACATTTAGTAAGGCATGGGGTTTAGCTGGTGTAAGAGTAGGAGCAGCATATGCTAACTATGAAGTAATAAATTTATATAATAAAGTAAAGCCACCTTATAATGTAAGTACATTAAATCAAAATGCTGTTTTAGAGTCGTTAAACAGTATAGCACAGTTTGAGATAAACAAAAATATTATTATCAATGAAAAGGAAAAATTAGTAAAAGAATTTAGTAATTTAAAAATAGTAACTAAAATATATCCATCAGAAGCTAATTTTATTTTGGTTGAAGTAACTAATGCTAATACTATTTATTCCAATTTAGTAGAACAGAAAATAATTACAAGAAATAGAAATACTTTAGTAGCCAATTGTTTACGAATAACCGTAGGAAGTGCAGAAGAAAATACTAAGTTAATAAACGCATTAAAACAATTATGA
- the hisB gene encoding bifunctional histidinol-phosphatase/imidazoleglycerol-phosphate dehydratase HisB: MKKILFIDRDGTLIKEPADEQTDSFEKLEFYPKVFQGLSKIASELDFELVLVTNQDGLGTEVYPENTFWPVHNFVMNTLKDEGILFTEEIIDRTFAKDNQPTRKPNTGLLTKFFSEEYDLANSFVIGDRLTDVELAKNLGAKGIYINDETFLGTDEITVKRSELDKFIALESNDWNAIYEFLKLDERTASVVRNTNETKINIQLNLDGIGKSKIDTGIAFFDHMLDQIARHGQMDLDINVVGDLEVDEHHTIEDTAIALGEVFNKALGNKLGIERYGFCLPMDDCLAQVAIDFGGRNWLVWEAEFKREMVGKMPTEMFIHFFKSFTDGAKCNLNIKAEGANEHHKIEAIFKAFAKAIKVAVKRDTSKMILPSTKGTL; this comes from the coding sequence ATGAAAAAAATATTATTTATAGATAGAGATGGAACTTTGATTAAAGAACCAGCAGATGAACAAACTGACTCATTTGAAAAATTAGAATTTTATCCTAAAGTATTTCAAGGCTTAAGTAAAATTGCTTCTGAATTAGATTTTGAATTGGTTTTAGTAACTAACCAGGATGGTCTAGGGACTGAGGTATATCCTGAAAATACTTTTTGGCCTGTTCATAATTTCGTTATGAATACTTTAAAGGATGAGGGTATACTTTTTACAGAAGAAATTATTGATAGAACTTTTGCTAAAGATAATCAACCAACCAGAAAACCTAATACAGGATTGTTAACCAAGTTTTTTTCTGAAGAATATGATTTAGCAAATTCATTTGTAATTGGAGATCGTTTAACCGATGTTGAGTTAGCAAAAAATCTTGGAGCAAAAGGGATATATATAAATGATGAAACTTTTTTAGGTACAGATGAAATTACTGTTAAAAGAAGTGAATTAGATAAATTTATAGCTTTAGAAAGTAATGATTGGAATGCTATTTATGAGTTTTTAAAGTTAGATGAAAGAACAGCTAGTGTAGTAAGAAATACAAATGAAACAAAAATTAATATTCAATTAAACCTAGACGGAATAGGCAAAAGTAAGATTGATACAGGAATTGCTTTTTTTGACCATATGCTTGATCAAATTGCACGTCATGGGCAAATGGACTTAGATATAAATGTTGTTGGCGACCTGGAAGTAGATGAACACCATACTATTGAAGATACTGCTATAGCTTTAGGTGAAGTTTTTAATAAAGCTTTAGGGAATAAACTAGGAATTGAACGCTATGGTTTTTGTTTACCCATGGATGATTGTTTAGCACAAGTAGCTATAGACTTCGGGGGTAGAAATTGGTTAGTATGGGAAGCGGAGTTTAAAAGAGAGATGGTTGGTAAAATGCCTACTGAAATGTTTATCCATTTCTTTAAATCATTTACTGATGGAGCAAAATGTAACTTAAATATTAAAGCAGAAGGAGCTAATGAACATCATAAAATAGAAGCAATTTTTAAAGCTTTTGCTAAGGCAATAAAAGTAGCTGTAAAACGAGATACTAGTAAAATGATTTTACCTTCAACTAAAGGGACTTTGTAA
- the hisH gene encoding imidazole glycerol phosphate synthase subunit HisH has translation MIAIIKYNAGNIRSVQNAITRLGFASIITDDAEEIRKAEKVIFPGVGEASSAMAYLKERKLDEVLISLKQPVLGICLGLQLMCTFSEEGNTKCLGIFDTVTKQFPPLKKVPHMGWNNFSEIKESKVVENLNELDDVYYVHGYYADVCSDTVASCNYILPFSSIMQKNNFYAMQFHPEKSASVGEKLLNNFLNI, from the coding sequence ATGATAGCAATTATAAAATATAATGCAGGTAATATACGATCTGTACAAAATGCAATTACGCGTTTAGGCTTTGCCAGTATAATAACTGATGATGCTGAAGAAATAAGAAAGGCTGAAAAAGTTATTTTTCCTGGGGTAGGTGAGGCAAGTTCTGCAATGGCGTATTTAAAAGAAAGAAAATTAGATGAGGTTTTAATTTCTTTAAAGCAGCCAGTGCTTGGTATTTGTTTAGGATTACAGCTTATGTGTACTTTCTCTGAGGAGGGAAATACTAAGTGCTTAGGTATTTTTGATACAGTTACAAAGCAATTTCCACCTTTAAAAAAAGTACCTCATATGGGTTGGAATAATTTTTCAGAAATAAAAGAATCTAAGGTAGTTGAAAATTTGAATGAATTAGATGATGTTTATTATGTACATGGTTATTATGCAGATGTATGTAGTGACACAGTTGCTAGTTGTAATTATATACTTCCTTTTAGTTCTATAATGCAGAAGAATAATTTTTATGCAATGCAGTTTCATCCCGAAAAATCAGCTAGCGTTGGAGAAAAATTATTAAATAACTTTCTAAACATTTAA
- the hisA gene encoding 1-(5-phosphoribosyl)-5-[(5-phosphoribosylamino)methylideneamino]imidazole-4-carboxamide isomerase, with translation MRIIPAIDIIEGKCVRLTKGDYATKKVYNENPVEVAKEFEDSGIQFLHLVDLDGAKSNHIVNYKILEQIASKTNLKIDFGGGLKSDDDLRIAFENGASQITGGSIAVKNPDVFIGWLTKYGSDKIILGADCKNRKIATHGWLETSEVDVVDFIKEYEEIGMKNVICTDVAKDGMLQGTSNVLYKEIIKETNVNLIASGGVSSINDLLVLKEMKCEGAILGKAIYEGYITLKELEQLC, from the coding sequence ATGAGAATTATACCAGCTATAGATATTATTGAAGGAAAATGTGTACGTCTTACAAAAGGAGATTATGCAACAAAAAAAGTATACAATGAAAACCCAGTTGAGGTAGCAAAAGAATTTGAAGACAGTGGTATTCAATTTTTACATTTAGTAGATTTAGATGGAGCAAAATCTAATCATATAGTAAACTATAAAATTTTAGAACAAATAGCTTCAAAGACTAATTTGAAAATAGATTTTGGAGGAGGATTAAAGTCTGATGATGATTTACGTATAGCTTTTGAAAATGGAGCTAGTCAAATAACGGGTGGTAGTATAGCTGTTAAAAATCCAGATGTTTTTATAGGATGGTTAACTAAATACGGAAGTGATAAAATTATTTTAGGAGCAGATTGTAAAAATAGAAAAATAGCAACACATGGTTGGTTAGAAACTTCAGAGGTGGATGTTGTTGATTTTATTAAAGAATATGAGGAAATAGGAATGAAGAATGTCATTTGTACTGATGTTGCTAAAGACGGAATGTTACAGGGAACTTCTAATGTTTTGTATAAAGAAATAATAAAAGAAACGAATGTAAATCTAATAGCAAGTGGAGGAGTTTCATCTATTAATGATTTATTAGTATTAAAAGAAATGAAATGTGAAGGAGCTATTTTAGGAAAAGCAATTTATGAGGGGTACATAACCTTAAAAGAATTAGAGCAATTATGTTAA